The following are encoded in a window of Cucurbita pepo subsp. pepo cultivar mu-cu-16 chromosome LG12, ASM280686v2, whole genome shotgun sequence genomic DNA:
- the LOC111806798 gene encoding folate-biopterin transporter 1, chloroplastic-like, whose protein sequence is MSQPVSIPTTGSDLDDPTLPCSNNGVEEEDPLISPVDGELSSDSNNGDSGYWLSGVKFFGVDLTPDNVAVAMVYFVQGVLELAKLAVSFYLKDDLHLDPAESAVISGFAALPWLIKPLYGFISDSVPLFGYRRRSYLILSGLLGAFSWSFMAILVNSKYGAAMCILLGSLSVAFSDVVVDSMVVERARGESPSMSGSLQSLCWGSSAFGGIVSSYFSGSLVDSYGVRFVFGVTALLPLMTAAVAVLVEEKRVYASLNEPNLPKTGLSFLETSKQHIFNIWTAIRQPNIYLPTLFLFLWQATPQSDSAMFFFVTNKLGFTAEFLGRVKLVTSVASLIGVGLYNGFLKNVALRKIFLIMSIVGSALGMTQVLLITGLNRKFGISDGWFTIGDSLIITVLGQASFMPVLVLAARLCPEGMEATLFATLMSVFNGGNLLGGLIGAALTQLFGITKDTFNNLTTLVIICNLSSLLPLPLLGLLPEETPDPTSKHSSDVEMKPI, encoded by the exons ATGTCGCAACCCGTTTCGATTCCAACTACCGGATCCGATTTGGACGACCCCACCCTTCCCTGCTCCAACAATG GTGTAGAGGAAGAGGACCCGTTGATCTCACCTGTAGATGGAGAGTTGTCCTCTGATAGTAATAATGGTGATTCTGGATACTGGTTGAGTGGAGTCAAATTCTTTGGTGTAGATTTAACCCCTGATAATGTTGCTGTTGcaatggtgtattttgttcaaggAGTTTTAGAACTTGCAAAGCTTGCTGtcagtttttatttaaaagatgaTTTGCATTTAGATCCTGCTGAG TCAGCTGTAATTTCTGGTTTCGCAGCATTGCCATGGCTGATCAAACCCCTCTATGGGTTTATTAG TGACTCTGTTCCTCTTTTTGGTTACCGAAGAAGGTCATACTTGATTTTATCAGGGCTTCTTGGTGCATTCTCATGGAGCTTTATGGCCATCCTTGTTAATAGCAAGTATGGTGCTGCTATGTGTATACTTCTCGGGTCTCTTTCTGTGGCGTTTTCTGATGTT GTGGTAGACTCGATGGTCGTAGAGAGGGCTCGTGGTGAATCACCAAGTATGTCCGGTTCTCTCCAGTCGCTATGCTGGGGATCATCTGCTTTTGGTGGTATTGTTAGTTCCTACTTTAGTGGCTCCCTGGTGGATTCTTATGGTGTAAG GTTTGTATTTGGAGTAACAGCCTTGTTACCTTTGATGACAGCAGCAGTTGCTGTTCTTGTTGAAGAAAAGCGTGTTTATGCCTCATTAAATGAGCCTAATCTTCCTAAAACTGGCTTGAGTTTTCTTGAAACCTCTAAACAgcacatatttaatatatggACTGCTATTAGACAGCCAAATATATATCTTCCCACACTATTCCTTTTTCTGTGGCAGGCAACGCCACAATCAGACTCGGCAATGTTCTTCTTTGT CACAAATAAACTCGGTTTCACCGCCGAGTTTCTTGGACGAGTTAAGCTGGTTACTTCTGTTGCATCTTTGATTGGTGTAGGATTATACAATGGGTTTCTTAAAAATGTTGCGTTGAGGAAAATTTTTCTAATCATGTCAATAGTTGGTTCAGCTCTTGGGATGACACAG GTTCTTCTTATTACTGGATTGAATCGAAAGTTCGGCATAAGCGATGGTTGGTTTACTATTGGGGACTCTTTAATCATCACAGTTCTTGGTCAG GCTTCTTTCATGCCGGTTCTGGTGCTAGCAGCAAGACTATGTCCAGAGGGAATGGAAGCCACACTTTTTGCAACACTCATGTCAGTATTCAATGGAGGGAACCTTCTTGGAGGTCTGATAGGCGCTGCTTTGACTCAACTCTTTGGTATCACTAAAGATACATTTAACAATTTAACCACTCTAGTAATCATATGCAATCTGAGCTCATTGCTACCTTTGCCCCTCCTTGGCCTTCTTCCAGAGGAAACTCCTGATCCCACCTCAAAACACAGCTCAGATGTTGAAATGAAACCAATTTAA
- the LOC111806799 gene encoding protein MARD1-like isoform X1 encodes MGSCFFSFFLTGFRVVISGELDLEVELAMGGGGGGGCLPSPMSNNRKLSSSFLFRSSSSKGFSETEAVMSPTSILEPFMGLRSSFWSESNSPRTPLTESKRPWDSKGIGLGIVDALTEENSDQKPTKSDTRVVLLGSQLKIQIPPLPQFVSPTDDSPRSPAEFGIKTRNPHLGSLSPVSSLSPAKKSSISGHETPTSPLVFTGCLSADEIEQSEDYTCVISHGPNPRTTHIFGDCVIESGAGVYSPARKENGYFRDRTSFSSENFLSFCYNCKKKLEEDKDIYIYRGDKAFCSHECRYQEMMMEEEGGD; translated from the exons ATGGGTagctgttttttttctttttttcttactgGGTTTCGTGTTGTGATTTCAGGGGAATTAGATCTTGAAGTAGAATTAGCAAtgggcggtggcggtggcggtggctgTTTACCTTCTCCGATGAGTAATAACAGGAAATTGAGTTCGTCTTTCTTGTTTAGAAGTTCTTCTTCAAAGGGATTTTCCGAAACAGAGGCTGTAATGAGTCCAACTTCAATTCTCGAACCATTTATGGGTCTGAGAAGTTCGTTTTGGTCGGAATCAAATTCGCCCAGAACGCCATTAACAGAGTCCAAACGGCCGTGGGATTCGAAAGGGATCGGTCTCGGCATTGTCGATGCTCTAACGGAGGAGAATTCCGACCAGAAACCCACAAAATCCGACACCAGAGTGGTTCTGTTGGGATCTCAATTAAAGATTCAAATTCCTCCTCTACCGCAGTTCGTTTCTCCGACCGACGACTCTCCAAGATCGCCGGCGGAATTCGGGATCAAGACGAGGAATCCTCATTTGGGTTCTTTATCCCCTGTTTCATCGCTGTCTCCGGCGAAGAAATCGTCGATCTCCGGCCATGAAACTCCGACTTCGCCTCTGGTTTTCACCGGCTGTCTCTCCGCCGACGAAATCGAACAATCAGAGGACTACACTTGCGTGATCTCTCACGGCCCAAATCCTCGAACCACTCATATATTCGGCGATTGCGTAATTGAAAGCGGCGCCGGCGTATATTCACCGgcgagaaaagaaaatgggtaTTTCAGAGATCGAACGAGCTTTTCCTCTGAAAATTTCCTCAGTTTTTGTTACAATTGCAAGAAGAAACTCGAAGAAGACAAAGATATTTACATTTACAG AGGCGATAAGGCGTTTTGCAGCCATGAATGTCGATATCAAGAGATGATgatggaggaagaaggagGCGATTGA
- the LOC111806799 gene encoding protein MARD1-like isoform X2: MGGGGGGGCLPSPMSNNRKLSSSFLFRSSSSKGFSETEAVMSPTSILEPFMGLRSSFWSESNSPRTPLTESKRPWDSKGIGLGIVDALTEENSDQKPTKSDTRVVLLGSQLKIQIPPLPQFVSPTDDSPRSPAEFGIKTRNPHLGSLSPVSSLSPAKKSSISGHETPTSPLVFTGCLSADEIEQSEDYTCVISHGPNPRTTHIFGDCVIESGAGVYSPARKENGYFRDRTSFSSENFLSFCYNCKKKLEEDKDIYIYRSEFEKFMNLSSSSSSSNSHRFCSYRGDKAFCSHECRYQEMMMEEEGGD, from the coding sequence AtgggcggtggcggtggcggtggctgTTTACCTTCTCCGATGAGTAATAACAGGAAATTGAGTTCGTCTTTCTTGTTTAGAAGTTCTTCTTCAAAGGGATTTTCCGAAACAGAGGCTGTAATGAGTCCAACTTCAATTCTCGAACCATTTATGGGTCTGAGAAGTTCGTTTTGGTCGGAATCAAATTCGCCCAGAACGCCATTAACAGAGTCCAAACGGCCGTGGGATTCGAAAGGGATCGGTCTCGGCATTGTCGATGCTCTAACGGAGGAGAATTCCGACCAGAAACCCACAAAATCCGACACCAGAGTGGTTCTGTTGGGATCTCAATTAAAGATTCAAATTCCTCCTCTACCGCAGTTCGTTTCTCCGACCGACGACTCTCCAAGATCGCCGGCGGAATTCGGGATCAAGACGAGGAATCCTCATTTGGGTTCTTTATCCCCTGTTTCATCGCTGTCTCCGGCGAAGAAATCGTCGATCTCCGGCCATGAAACTCCGACTTCGCCTCTGGTTTTCACCGGCTGTCTCTCCGCCGACGAAATCGAACAATCAGAGGACTACACTTGCGTGATCTCTCACGGCCCAAATCCTCGAACCACTCATATATTCGGCGATTGCGTAATTGAAAGCGGCGCCGGCGTATATTCACCGgcgagaaaagaaaatgggtaTTTCAGAGATCGAACGAGCTTTTCCTCTGAAAATTTCCTCAGTTTTTGTTACAATTGCAAGAAGAAACTCGAAGAAGACAAAGATATTTACATTTACAGGTCcgaatttgaaaaattcatgaacttatcttcttcttcttcttcttccaattctCATCGGTTCTGTTCTTACAGAGGCGATAAGGCGTTTTGCAGCCATGAATGTCGATATCAAGAGATGATgatggaggaagaaggagGCGATTGA